Proteins co-encoded in one Scatophagus argus isolate fScaArg1 chromosome 11, fScaArg1.pri, whole genome shotgun sequence genomic window:
- the tmtc4 gene encoding protein O-mannosyl-transferase TMTC4 isoform X2, translating to MALSEVHWDRQIPLPKLTPAQAKVTVALVALLCFINSYDGEFVFDDSEAIVNNKDLRPTTPLSNIWSNDFWGSNLSSNISHKSYRPLTVLTFRLNYLLAGGLHPVGFHVLNIILHAVISALMIDVFAILIGGLAYDEKGRMLNHAPKTSLLAALFFAAHPIHTESVAGIVGRADLLCALFFQLSFLTYCKAFSGGNDRDDRFSVQWVVVSLLLCAAAMLCKEQGITVLGVNAAFDVLLICNVNMYELSQRLLLRKNSLDVSEILRKGLLTRLALMALGGLSMLYARWRIMGTGPPAFTEVDNPASFAENILLRILNYNYYYSLNAWLLLCPWWLCFDWSMGCVPLIKSATDWRMVWLLLLWCILIGLINQALCSQDSQRRRTLTLGLVLLIVPFLPACNIFFRVGFVIAERVLYLSSAGYCLLLAYSLGHCCCRWSKYRKLLCVSTLALLCVYVARCALRSQQWQSEQSLFTSALSVCPLNAKVHYNVGKNLADRGNTTAAIGYYREAVRLHPSYVHAMNNLGNILKERNELIEAEQLLSKAVSIQPDFAAAWMNLGIVQNSLQKFEEAEKSYWNAIRFRKKYPDCYYNLGRLYADQNRHVDALNAWRNATMLKPDHSLAWNNMVILLDNTACSSINSQETQHCYFGKAGNLNGQQD from the exons ATGGCATTATCTGAAGTTCATTGGGATCGCCAGATACCCCTGCCAAAGCTCACTCCAGCTCAAGCCAAGGTCACTGTCGCCCTGGTGGCACTCCTGTGCTTCATTAACAGTTATGACGGGGAGTTTGTGTTTGATGATTCAGAAGCAATTGTCAACAACAAG gaCTTGAGACCAACGACACCCCTCAGCAACATCTGGAGCAATGACTTCTGGGGAAGCAACCTGAGTAGCAACATCAGTCACAAATCTTACCGACCTCTCACAGTCCTTACATTTAG GCTGAACTACCTCTTGGCAGGAGGCCTGCACCCTGTTGGCTTCCACGTGCTTAACATCATCCTCCATGCTGTCATATCTGCCCTTATGATTGACGTGTTTGCTATACTGATTGGAGGGCTTGCCTATGATGAAAAGGGTAGGATGCTGAACCATGCTCCCAAGACCTCTCTGCTTGCTGCCCTCTTCTTTGCTGCACACCCGATTCACACTGAAAGT GTGGCAGGTATAGTGGGTCGGGCAGACCTTTTGTGTGCTCTGTTCTTCCAGCTTTCTTTCCTCACCTACTGCAAAGCTTTCAGTGGAG GGAATGACAGAGATGACAGGTTTTCTGTCCAGTGGGTTGTGGTCAGCCTCTTGCTGTGTGCTGCAGCGATGCTGTGTAAAGAGCAAGGCATCACAGTCTTG GGTGTGAATGCAGCCTTTGATGTCCTCCTAATCTGTAATGTTAACATGTATGAACTCAGCCAGAGGCTGCTCCTTAGGAAGAATTCACTTGAT GTAAGCGAGATATTGCGAAAGGGGCTGCTTACACGATTGGCTCTCATGGCTCTCGGAGGACTGTCAATGCTCTATGCACGCTGGAGGATCATGGGAACAGGACCACCGGCATTCACTGAAGTGGATAACCCTGCTTCTTTTGCAGAAAATATACTTCTTCGA ATACTGAACTATAATTACTACTACTCTCTGAAtgcctggctgctgctgtgtcccTGGTGGCTGTGTTTTGATTGGTCCATGGGCTGTGTTCCTCTCATTAAGTCAGCCACTGATTGGAGGATGGTGTGGCTGTTGCTGCTCTGGTGCATCCTGATAGGCTTGATAAACCAAGCCTTATGCTCACAGGACAGCCAGAGAAGGAG gaCATTGACCTTGGGTCTGGTGCTGCTGATCGTCCCTTTCCTGCCGGCctgtaacatttttttcaggGTGGGCTTCGTCATTGCTGAGAGAGTGCTTTACCTGTCTTCAGCTGGCTACTGCCTACTGCTAGCCTACTCCCTGGgacactgctgctgccgctggTCCAAATACAGG aagctgctgtgtgtgtctacgcttgcacttctgtgtgtgtatgtagctCGCTGTGCTCTCCGCAGTCAGCAGTGGCAGTCAGAGCAAAGCCTCTTCACCAGCGCCCTGTCCGTGTGTCCGCTCAATGCCAAG GTACATTATAATGTAGGCAAGAACCTGGCTGACAGAGGAAATACCACTGCTGCTATTGGATATTACAGAGAGGCAGTCAG GCTTCATCCTTCCTACGTCCATGCCATGAATAACCTGGGGAATATCCTTAAGGAGAGGAATGAACTGATTGAGGCAGAGCAGCTGTTGTCTAAAGCTGTTTCTATTCA GCCTGACTTTGCTGCAGCGTGGATGAATCTGGGTATCGTTCAGAACAGCCTGCAGAAATTTGAGGAAGCAGAGAAGAGCTACTGGAATGCCATTCGCTTCCGTAAAAAATACCCAGACTGCTACTATAACCTAGGACGCTTG TATGCTGACCAGAACAGACATGTTGATGCCTTGAACGCATGGAGGAATGCAACCATGTTAAAGCCTGACCACAGCCTGGCTTGGAACAACATGGTCATTCTGCTGGACAACACTG CTTGTTCCAGCATTAACAGCCAAGAAACACAGCACTGTTATTTTGGAAAGGCAGGAAATCTAAATGGCCAACAAGATTAG
- the tmtc4 gene encoding protein O-mannosyl-transferase TMTC4 isoform X1, with protein MALSEVHWDRQIPLPKLTPAQAKVTVALVALLCFINSYDGEFVFDDSEAIVNNKDLRPTTPLSNIWSNDFWGSNLSSNISHKSYRPLTVLTFRLNYLLAGGLHPVGFHVLNIILHAVISALMIDVFAILIGGLAYDEKGRMLNHAPKTSLLAALFFAAHPIHTESVAGIVGRADLLCALFFQLSFLTYCKAFSGGNDRDDRFSVQWVVVSLLLCAAAMLCKEQGITVLGVNAAFDVLLICNVNMYELSQRLLLRKNSLDVSEILRKGLLTRLALMALGGLSMLYARWRIMGTGPPAFTEVDNPASFAENILLRILNYNYYYSLNAWLLLCPWWLCFDWSMGCVPLIKSATDWRMVWLLLLWCILIGLINQALCSQDSQRRRTLTLGLVLLIVPFLPACNIFFRVGFVIAERVLYLSSAGYCLLLAYSLGHCCCRWSKYRKLLCVSTLALLCVYVARCALRSQQWQSEQSLFTSALSVCPLNAKVHYNVGKNLADRGNTTAAIGYYREAVRLHPSYVHAMNNLGNILKERNELIEAEQLLSKAVSIQPDFAAAWMNLGIVQNSLQKFEEAEKSYWNAIRFRKKYPDCYYNLGRLYADQNRHVDALNAWRNATMLKPDHSLAWNNMVILLDNTGNLGQAELIGKEALRLLPNDHTIMFSLANVLGKLQKYKESEGFFLRALRINPNAASCHGNLAVLYHRWGKLELAEKHYELSLKLDPKAPGTRDNYNMLRRKLDQLKRHTP; from the exons ATGGCATTATCTGAAGTTCATTGGGATCGCCAGATACCCCTGCCAAAGCTCACTCCAGCTCAAGCCAAGGTCACTGTCGCCCTGGTGGCACTCCTGTGCTTCATTAACAGTTATGACGGGGAGTTTGTGTTTGATGATTCAGAAGCAATTGTCAACAACAAG gaCTTGAGACCAACGACACCCCTCAGCAACATCTGGAGCAATGACTTCTGGGGAAGCAACCTGAGTAGCAACATCAGTCACAAATCTTACCGACCTCTCACAGTCCTTACATTTAG GCTGAACTACCTCTTGGCAGGAGGCCTGCACCCTGTTGGCTTCCACGTGCTTAACATCATCCTCCATGCTGTCATATCTGCCCTTATGATTGACGTGTTTGCTATACTGATTGGAGGGCTTGCCTATGATGAAAAGGGTAGGATGCTGAACCATGCTCCCAAGACCTCTCTGCTTGCTGCCCTCTTCTTTGCTGCACACCCGATTCACACTGAAAGT GTGGCAGGTATAGTGGGTCGGGCAGACCTTTTGTGTGCTCTGTTCTTCCAGCTTTCTTTCCTCACCTACTGCAAAGCTTTCAGTGGAG GGAATGACAGAGATGACAGGTTTTCTGTCCAGTGGGTTGTGGTCAGCCTCTTGCTGTGTGCTGCAGCGATGCTGTGTAAAGAGCAAGGCATCACAGTCTTG GGTGTGAATGCAGCCTTTGATGTCCTCCTAATCTGTAATGTTAACATGTATGAACTCAGCCAGAGGCTGCTCCTTAGGAAGAATTCACTTGAT GTAAGCGAGATATTGCGAAAGGGGCTGCTTACACGATTGGCTCTCATGGCTCTCGGAGGACTGTCAATGCTCTATGCACGCTGGAGGATCATGGGAACAGGACCACCGGCATTCACTGAAGTGGATAACCCTGCTTCTTTTGCAGAAAATATACTTCTTCGA ATACTGAACTATAATTACTACTACTCTCTGAAtgcctggctgctgctgtgtcccTGGTGGCTGTGTTTTGATTGGTCCATGGGCTGTGTTCCTCTCATTAAGTCAGCCACTGATTGGAGGATGGTGTGGCTGTTGCTGCTCTGGTGCATCCTGATAGGCTTGATAAACCAAGCCTTATGCTCACAGGACAGCCAGAGAAGGAG gaCATTGACCTTGGGTCTGGTGCTGCTGATCGTCCCTTTCCTGCCGGCctgtaacatttttttcaggGTGGGCTTCGTCATTGCTGAGAGAGTGCTTTACCTGTCTTCAGCTGGCTACTGCCTACTGCTAGCCTACTCCCTGGgacactgctgctgccgctggTCCAAATACAGG aagctgctgtgtgtgtctacgcttgcacttctgtgtgtgtatgtagctCGCTGTGCTCTCCGCAGTCAGCAGTGGCAGTCAGAGCAAAGCCTCTTCACCAGCGCCCTGTCCGTGTGTCCGCTCAATGCCAAG GTACATTATAATGTAGGCAAGAACCTGGCTGACAGAGGAAATACCACTGCTGCTATTGGATATTACAGAGAGGCAGTCAG GCTTCATCCTTCCTACGTCCATGCCATGAATAACCTGGGGAATATCCTTAAGGAGAGGAATGAACTGATTGAGGCAGAGCAGCTGTTGTCTAAAGCTGTTTCTATTCA GCCTGACTTTGCTGCAGCGTGGATGAATCTGGGTATCGTTCAGAACAGCCTGCAGAAATTTGAGGAAGCAGAGAAGAGCTACTGGAATGCCATTCGCTTCCGTAAAAAATACCCAGACTGCTACTATAACCTAGGACGCTTG TATGCTGACCAGAACAGACATGTTGATGCCTTGAACGCATGGAGGAATGCAACCATGTTAAAGCCTGACCACAGCCTGGCTTGGAACAACATGGTCATTCTGCTGGACAACACTG GTAACTTGGGTCAAGCGGAGCTGATCGGCAAAGAGGCTCTGAGGCTCCTCCCCAACGACCACACTATCATGTTTTCATTGGCTAATGTCCTGgggaaattacagaaatacAAG gaGTCAGAGGGCTTCTTCCTCCGCGCTCTTCGGATAAACCCAAATGCCGCCAGTTGCCATGGCAATTTAG ctgTGCTCTATCATCGCTGGGGGAAGCTGGAGCTGGCAGAGAAACATTATGAGCTGTCTCTAAAGTTGGACCCCAAGGCTCCTGGGACCAGAGACAACTATAACATGCTGCGACGCAAACTGGACCAGCTTAAACGCCACACACCCTGA